The following coding sequences are from one Bos mutus isolate GX-2022 chromosome 22, NWIPB_WYAK_1.1, whole genome shotgun sequence window:
- the EML3 gene encoding echinoderm microtubule-associated protein-like 3 — MDGAGGPGEGPAQEALQSLSRRLQVQEKEMELVKAALAEALRLLRLQAPSTSLQDPGTLGPPRDSPAAPPGLPPTCSPSLVSRGTQTEAEMEVESSPGPPGLSNGPPAPPGGSEEPSGTQSEGGGSSSSGTGSPGPPGILRLAQPPQRTDTPRRNSSSSSPSERPRQKLSRKAASSANLLLRSGSTESRGGKDPLSSPGGPGSRRSNYNLEGISVKMFLRGRPITMYIPSGIRSLEELPSGPPPETLSLDWVYGYRGRDSRSNLFVLRSGEVVYFIACVVVLYRPGGGPGGPGGGGQRHYRGHTDCVRCLAVHPDGVRVASGQTAGVDKDGKPLQPVVHVWDSETLLKLQEIGLGAFERGVGALAFSVVDQGAFLCVVDDSNEHMLSVWDCSRGTKLAEIKSTNDSVLAVGFNPRDSSSIVTSGKSHVHFWNWNGGTGVPGNGTLTRKQGVFGKYKKPKFIPCFVFLPDGDILTGDSEGNILTWGRSLSDSRTPGRGGAKETYGIVAQAHAHEGSIFALCLRRDGTVLSGGGRDRRLVQWGPGLVALQEAEIPEHFGAVRAIAEGPGSELLVGTTKNALLRGDLAQGFSPVIQGHTDELWGLCTHPFQNRFLTCGHDRQLCLWDGEGHALAWSIDLKETGLCADFHPSGAVVAVGLNTGRWLVLDTETREIVSDITDGNEQLSVVRYSPDGLYLAIGSHDNMIYIYSVSSDGAKSSRFGRCVGHSSFITHLDWSKDGNFIMSNSGDYEILYWDVAGGCKLLRNRYESRDREWATYTCVLGFHVYGVWPDGSDGTDINSLCRSHNERVVAVADDFCKVHLFQYPCAHAKAPSLVYGGHGSHVTSVRFTHDDSHLISLGGKDASIFQWRVLGAGGTGPVPTTPSRTPSLSPASSLDV, encoded by the exons ATGGACGGGGCCGGGGGGCCCG GTGAGGGCCCGGCTCAGGAGGCCCTGCAGTCCTTGAGCCGGCGGCTTCAggtgcaggagaaggagatggagcTGGTGAAGGCAGCCTTGGCAGAAGCTCTTCGCCTGCTGCGGCTGCAGGCACCCTCCACCTCCCTGCAGGACCCTGGCACCCTGGGCCCTCCAAGGGACAG CCCCGCAGCGCCCCCAGGACTGCCACCCACGTGCAGCCCCTCCTTGGTGAGCCGAGGCACCCAGACGGAAGCAGAGATGGAGGTGGAATCATCCCCTGGCCCCCCTGGGCTGAGCAAcgggcccccagcccctccgggGGGCAGTGAAGAACCTAGCGGGACCCAGTCTGAAGGagggggcagcagcagcagtggcacgGGCTCCCCTGGCCCCCCAGGGATCCTCAGGCTGGCTCAGCCCCCGCAGCGCACTGACAC GCCACGGAGAAATTCTTCCTCCTCATCACCCTCAGAGCGGCCTCGCCAGAAACTCTCCCGGAAGGCAGCTTCCTCGGCCAACCTGTTATTGCGGTCAGGGAGCACAGAGAG CCGTGGGGGAAAAGACCCCCTCTCCAGCCCCGGCGGTCCTGGCTCTCGGAGGAGCAATTACAATTTAG AAGGCATCTCAGTGAAGATGTTCCTCCGAGGCCGCCCCATTACCATGTACATCCCGTCTGGCATCCGCAGCCTGGAGGAGCTGCCCAGCGGCCCACCCCCGGAGACCCTCAGCCTTGACTGGGT GTATGGGTACCGGGGTCGTGACTCCCGCTCTAATCTGTTTGTGCTGCGCTCTGGGGAGGTGGTCTACTTTATCGCCTGTGTGGTGGTGCTGTACCGGCCTGGGGGAGGCCCCGGGGGCCCTGGAGGTGGTGGCCAGAGACATTACCGGGGGCACACGGACTGTGTTCGATG CCTGGCTGTTCACCCTGATGGTGTGCGTGTAGCCTCAGGACAGACAGCCGGCGTGGATAAAGATGGAAAG CCCCTGCAGCCTGTGGTTCACGTCTGGGACTCCGAGACGCTGCTGAAGCTGCAGGAGATCGGACTGGGGGCCTTCGAGCGGGGTGTGGGGGCCCTGGCCTTTTCAGTTGTG GATCAGGGCGCTTTCCTCTGTGTGGTGGATGATTCCAACGAGCACATGCTGTCGGTGTGGGACTGCAGCCGGGGCACGAAGCTGGCTGAGATCAAG AGTACAAATGACTCAGTCCTCGCCGTTGGCTTCAACCCTCGTGACAGCAGCAGCATCGTCACCAGTGGGAAATCCCACGTCCACTTCTGGAACTGGAATGGTGGAACAGGGGTTCCTGGGAACGGGACCCTCACAAGGAAACAGGGTGTCTTTGGG AAATACAAGAAGCCCAAGTTTATCCCCTGCTTTGTGTTCCTCCCCGATGGAGACATTCTCACTGGGGACTCAGAGGGGAACATCCTCACCTGGGGGCGGAGCCTCTCAGATTCCAGGACCCCAGGAAGGGGTGGGGCCAAAG AGACCTATGGGATTGTGGCCCAGGCCCACGCTCATGAAGGTTCCATCTTCGCCCTGTGTCTCCGGCGGGACGGGACTGTGCTGAGTGGTGGTGGGCGGGACCGCCGGCTGGTCCAGTGGGGGCCCGGGTTGGTGGCCCTTCAGGAGGCGGAG ATTCCTGAACACTTTGGGGCCGTGCGGGCCATTGCAGAGGGGCCTGGCTCTGAGCTGCTGGTGGGCACCACGAAGAATGCGTTGCTGCGGGGAGATCTGGCCCAGGGCTTCTCCCCTGTAATCCAG GGTCACACGGATGAGCTCTGGGGGCTCTGCACACATCCCTTCCAGAACCGTTTCCTCACCTGTGGCCATGACCGGCAGCTCTGCCTCTGGGACGGGGAGGGCCATGCGCTGGCCTGGAGCATCGACCTCAAG gaGACTGGTCTCTGTGCTGACTTCCACCCCAGTGGGGCAGTTGTGGCCGTAGGACTGAAcacagggag GTGGCTGGTTTTGGATACAGAGACCAGAGAGATTGTGTCTGACATCACCGATGGCAATGAGCAGCTATCAGTGGTCCGGTACAGCCCAG ATGGGTTGTACCTGGCCATCGGTTCCCATGACAACATGATCTACATCTATAGCGTTTCCAGTGATGGTGCCAAGTCCAGCCGTTTTGGCCGCTGTGTG GGTCACTCCAGCTTCATCACTCACCTTGACTGGTCCAAGGATGGGAACTTCATCATGTCCAATTCTGGGGACTATGAGATCCTTTACT GGGACGTGGCTGGAGGCTGTAAGCTGCTGAGGAATCGCTATGAGAGCCGAGACCGGGAGTGGGCCACTTACACCTGCGTGCTGGGCTTCCATGTCTACG GCGTGTGGCCAGATGGCTCGGATGGAACTGACATCAACTCCCTGTGCCGCTCCCACAACGAGCGCGTCGTGGCCGTTGCCGACGACTTCTGCAAAGTGCACCTCTTCCAGTACCCGTGCGCGCACGCCAAG GCGCCGAGCCTCGTGTACGGTGGTCACGGCAGCCACGTGACCAGCGTCCGGTTCACGCACGACGACTCGCACCTCATCTCGCTGGGCGGCAAGGACGCCAGCATCTTCCAGTGGCGAGTGTTGGGCGCTGGGGGCACGGGGCCGGTGCCCACCACGCCCTCTCGAaccccctccctgtcccctgcctCCTCTCTTGACGTCTGA